One part of the Thiohalorhabdus denitrificans genome encodes these proteins:
- a CDS encoding phytoene/squalene synthase family protein: MPISGRRRAISDNSAEYARLEEAPDPKELLDVLARSFALTLRLLPPAMGDHFARAYLFARAADTVADTDAVDPAARLRVLETLEDTATRLARGEPVTLEPAPLGPGGGPQERTLLERLPDVARWVSEMEVPARKRAGEVAVTLIGAMREDLGRFAEAGERVVALPDEPALEDYLYGNAGCVGGYWAKELAATSHRITGLDLQNMEQAGVRLGKALQRVNVLRDLAKDIRQGRCYLPESSLSAHGLEPRDLFFPDAHGPLRPLLDAQIAAAHADLEAGLEFFHHLPHRWLRRRAAAALPAVLAKRTLDRIEAQPERLLDAQDTIKVPRGEVYRILLRLLLLPPSDRGLARMVRGRRRR; encoded by the coding sequence GTGCCTATTTCCGGGAGAAGGCGAGCCATTTCGGACAACAGTGCTGAATACGCGAGGCTGGAAGAGGCCCCGGACCCCAAGGAGCTGCTGGACGTCCTGGCGCGCTCCTTCGCGCTGACCCTGCGCCTTTTGCCGCCCGCCATGGGCGACCACTTCGCCCGCGCCTACCTCTTCGCCCGGGCGGCGGACACCGTGGCCGACACCGACGCGGTGGACCCCGCCGCGCGCCTGCGGGTGCTGGAAACCCTGGAGGACACGGCCACCCGGCTGGCCCGCGGCGAGCCGGTCACCCTGGAGCCCGCCCCCCTGGGCCCGGGCGGCGGTCCGCAGGAGCGCACCCTGCTGGAGCGCCTTCCCGACGTGGCCCGCTGGGTGAGCGAGATGGAGGTGCCGGCCCGCAAGCGGGCGGGGGAGGTGGCGGTGACCCTGATCGGCGCCATGCGCGAGGACCTGGGGCGCTTCGCCGAGGCGGGCGAGCGGGTGGTGGCCCTGCCCGACGAGCCCGCCCTGGAGGACTACCTCTACGGCAACGCCGGGTGCGTGGGCGGCTACTGGGCCAAGGAGCTGGCCGCCACCTCCCACCGCATCACCGGGCTGGACCTGCAGAATATGGAGCAGGCCGGCGTCCGCCTGGGCAAGGCCCTGCAGCGGGTGAACGTGCTGCGCGACCTGGCCAAGGACATTCGCCAGGGCCGCTGCTACCTGCCGGAGAGCAGCCTGTCCGCCCATGGCCTGGAGCCACGCGACCTGTTCTTCCCGGACGCCCACGGCCCCCTCCGCCCGCTCCTGGACGCCCAGATCGCCGCGGCCCACGCCGATCTGGAAGCGGGCCTGGAATTCTTCCACCACCTGCCCCACCGCTGGCTCCGGCGCCGGGCAGCGGCCGCCCTGCCGGCCGTCCTGGCGAAGCGCACCCTGGACCGCATCGAGGCCCAGCCCGAGCGCCTCCTGGACGCCCAGGACACCATCAAGGTCCCCCGCGGCGAGGTCTACCGCATCCTGCTGCGGCTGCTGCTCCTGCCGCCCTCGGACCGCGGTCTGGCCCGCATGGTGCGGGGCCGGAGGCGGCGCTAG
- a CDS encoding glutathione S-transferase family protein: MKLELISFPLCPFVQRSIITLLEKGAAFETTYIDLADKPDWFLAISPEGKVPVLRVDDSEVIFESAVISEFVNEVTEGDLHPEDPVRRAHNRAWIAFGEQLIFDQFQMMIAEDAKGFEDRWHQAEHRLARLEEAITGPLFNGEGFSLVDAAYAPLLQRFAILERIVDLSDYGDFPRVRAWWQALAERPSIPGSVPEDFEAQLRAYFREKASHFGQQC, from the coding sequence ATGAAGCTCGAGCTGATCAGCTTTCCACTGTGCCCGTTCGTCCAGCGCTCCATCATCACCCTGCTGGAGAAGGGCGCGGCGTTCGAAACCACCTATATCGACCTGGCCGACAAGCCGGACTGGTTCCTGGCCATCAGCCCCGAGGGCAAGGTGCCGGTGCTCCGCGTGGACGACTCGGAGGTGATCTTCGAGTCGGCGGTCATCAGCGAGTTCGTCAACGAGGTGACCGAGGGCGACCTGCACCCGGAAGACCCCGTGCGGCGGGCCCACAACCGCGCCTGGATCGCCTTCGGCGAGCAGCTGATCTTCGATCAGTTCCAGATGATGATCGCGGAGGACGCCAAGGGGTTCGAGGACCGGTGGCACCAGGCGGAGCACCGCCTCGCCCGCCTCGAGGAGGCCATCACCGGACCCCTGTTCAACGGCGAGGGCTTCTCCCTGGTGGACGCGGCCTACGCGCCCCTGCTGCAGCGCTTCGCCATCCTGGAGCGGATCGTGGACCTGTCCGACTACGGGGACTTCCCCCGGGTCCGGGCCTGGTGGCAGGCCCTGGCGGAGCGCCCGAGCATCCCGGGGTCCGTCCCCGAGGACTTCGAAGCCCAATTGCGTGCCTATTTCCGGGAGAAGGCGAGCCATTTCGGACAACAGTGCTGA
- the xth gene encoding exodeoxyribonuclease III, which translates to MKIATWNVNSIRTRKEHVRAFLEEHRPDVLGLQEIKVTDDQFPAAFFAEAGYRSTVYGQKTYNGVAFLAREGFHEAADVARGFPDEGEDAHSRLIAARFGPVVVVNIYLPNGSEVGSEKYAYKLDWMQRLREWLDATYGAEEPVVLVGDFNVAPEDRDVHDPEAWRGRVLFSEPEKEALEAIRAWGFTDCFRLHHEDAGRFSWWDYRMNQFRRDMGLRIDHVWASRPAAEACSVCDIIVEPRRWERPSDHAPVVAEIDL; encoded by the coding sequence TTGAAGATCGCCACCTGGAACGTGAACTCCATCCGCACCCGCAAGGAGCATGTGCGGGCCTTCCTGGAGGAGCACCGTCCCGATGTCCTGGGGCTGCAGGAGATCAAGGTGACGGACGACCAGTTCCCGGCGGCGTTCTTCGCCGAGGCGGGCTACCGGTCCACGGTGTACGGCCAGAAGACCTACAACGGGGTGGCCTTCCTGGCCCGGGAGGGCTTCCACGAGGCCGCCGACGTGGCGCGGGGCTTTCCGGACGAGGGCGAGGACGCCCATTCCCGCCTGATCGCCGCGCGCTTCGGCCCCGTGGTGGTGGTCAACATCTACCTGCCCAACGGCTCCGAGGTGGGCTCGGAGAAGTACGCCTACAAGCTCGACTGGATGCAGCGGCTGCGGGAGTGGCTGGACGCCACCTACGGGGCCGAGGAGCCGGTGGTGCTGGTGGGGGACTTCAACGTCGCCCCCGAGGACCGCGACGTTCACGACCCCGAGGCCTGGCGCGGCCGGGTCCTGTTCTCCGAGCCGGAGAAGGAGGCCCTGGAGGCCATCCGGGCCTGGGGCTTCACCGACTGCTTCCGCCTCCACCACGAGGACGCCGGCCGGTTCTCCTGGTGGGACTACCGCATGAACCAGTTCCGCCGCGACATGGGTCTGCGCATCGACCACGTCTGGGCCAGCCGCCCCGCCGCCGAGGCCTGTTCCGTTTGCGACATCATCGTGGAACCGCGCCGCTGGGAGCGGCCCTCGGACCACGCGCCGGTGGTGGCCGAGATCGACCTCTAA
- a CDS encoding NADP-dependent malic enzyme: MSSQESFRADALRYHAQPRPGKIEVEPTKPCATQRDLSLAYTPGVAEPVRAIHADPPTAYDYTSRANLVGVITNGTAVLGLGDVGPLAAKPVMEGKGVLFKRFAHIDVFDLEVDAEDPDTFIDTVARLEPTFGGINLEDIGAPHCFRIEEALKARMDIPVFHDDQHGTAIIIAAGLINALELQGKDIGSARIVCIGAGSAGIATLRLLVALGARRENLRLTDRLGVVHAGRKDEVDPYKAEFAAETDARSLEDALEGADVVIGVSVGGMLQDHHIASLAPHPIVFALANPDPEILPEDAHAVRDDLIIATGRSDYPNQVNNVLGFPFIFRGALDVRAREINTEMQLAAARALAALAREPVPDEVAQAYDVDRLAFGPDYFIPKPLDPRLIQWVPPAVAQAAAETGAATVAAPEAREYAAQLEGLLDRSMLLMRKVMRRAHRAPKRVVYPEGENRTILRAAEAVRDEGLAEPLLVGRERVIRERLAEEGVSPDGLKIVDPAQFPAIEDYIADLHTLRGRKGLSLRDARRAMRIDPFRFAAMMVRRGDADALVGGVENHYATLLRPSLQIIPHRRVFGMHMLFVGERIYFLGDTTVNIDPSAEDLTRLAVEANGLVRHLGMEPRIAMLSFSNFGASRSPRAQKVRDAVALLHEAHPEMEVEGEMQADAAVEPHLLQELFPFAGLSAGANVLLFPDLDAGNAAYKLLMHLGRAQAVGPILVGMEKPVQIVEWGASATDVVNMSAFAVQEVQQAEKNG, from the coding sequence ATGTCCAGCCAGGAATCCTTCCGCGCCGACGCCCTGCGCTACCACGCCCAGCCCCGCCCCGGGAAGATCGAGGTGGAGCCCACCAAGCCCTGCGCCACCCAGCGGGACCTCTCGCTGGCCTATACCCCGGGAGTGGCCGAGCCGGTGCGGGCCATCCACGCCGACCCGCCCACCGCCTACGACTACACCAGCCGCGCCAACCTGGTGGGGGTGATCACCAACGGCACCGCCGTCCTCGGCCTGGGCGACGTGGGGCCGCTGGCCGCCAAGCCGGTGATGGAGGGCAAGGGCGTGCTGTTCAAGCGCTTCGCCCACATCGACGTCTTCGACCTGGAGGTGGACGCCGAGGACCCGGACACCTTCATCGACACCGTGGCCCGCCTGGAGCCCACCTTCGGCGGCATCAACCTGGAGGACATCGGCGCGCCGCACTGCTTCCGCATCGAGGAGGCGCTCAAGGCGCGCATGGACATTCCCGTCTTCCACGACGACCAGCACGGCACCGCCATCATCATCGCCGCCGGGCTGATCAACGCCCTGGAGCTGCAGGGCAAGGACATCGGCAGCGCGCGCATCGTCTGCATCGGCGCCGGCTCCGCGGGTATCGCCACCCTGCGCCTGCTGGTGGCCCTGGGTGCGCGGCGCGAGAACCTGCGGCTCACCGACCGCCTGGGCGTGGTCCATGCGGGGCGCAAGGACGAGGTGGACCCGTACAAGGCCGAGTTCGCCGCGGAAACGGACGCACGCAGCCTGGAGGACGCCCTGGAGGGCGCGGACGTGGTCATCGGCGTCTCGGTGGGCGGCATGCTCCAGGACCACCACATCGCCTCCCTGGCCCCCCATCCCATCGTCTTCGCCCTGGCCAACCCGGACCCGGAGATCCTCCCCGAGGACGCCCATGCGGTGCGTGACGATCTGATCATAGCCACCGGCCGGTCCGACTACCCCAACCAGGTGAACAACGTCCTGGGCTTCCCCTTCATCTTCCGCGGCGCCCTGGACGTGCGAGCCCGCGAGATCAACACGGAGATGCAGCTCGCCGCCGCCCGCGCCCTGGCCGCCCTGGCCCGCGAGCCGGTGCCCGACGAGGTGGCCCAGGCCTACGACGTGGACCGGCTGGCCTTCGGCCCCGACTACTTCATCCCCAAGCCGCTGGATCCGCGGCTGATCCAGTGGGTGCCGCCGGCGGTGGCCCAGGCCGCGGCGGAGACCGGGGCGGCCACCGTGGCCGCCCCGGAGGCCCGGGAGTACGCCGCGCAACTGGAGGGCCTGCTGGACCGCTCCATGCTGCTCATGCGCAAGGTCATGCGCCGCGCCCACCGCGCCCCGAAGCGGGTGGTCTACCCGGAGGGCGAGAACCGCACCATCCTGCGGGCGGCGGAGGCCGTCCGCGACGAGGGGCTGGCGGAGCCGCTGCTGGTGGGCCGGGAGCGCGTCATCCGCGAGCGCCTGGCCGAGGAGGGCGTGTCCCCGGACGGCCTGAAGATCGTGGACCCGGCGCAATTCCCCGCCATCGAAGACTACATCGCCGACCTGCACACCCTGCGCGGCCGCAAGGGCCTGAGCCTGCGCGACGCCCGTCGGGCCATGCGCATCGATCCGTTCCGCTTCGCGGCCATGATGGTGCGCCGCGGCGACGCCGACGCCCTGGTGGGCGGCGTGGAGAATCACTACGCCACCCTCCTGCGGCCCTCCCTGCAGATCATCCCCCACCGCCGCGTGTTCGGCATGCACATGCTGTTCGTCGGCGAGCGCATCTACTTCCTCGGCGACACCACCGTCAACATCGACCCCTCCGCCGAAGACCTGACGCGCCTGGCGGTGGAGGCGAACGGCCTGGTGCGCCACCTGGGCATGGAGCCGCGTATCGCCATGCTGTCCTTCTCCAACTTCGGCGCCTCCCGCTCGCCGCGGGCCCAAAAGGTTCGCGACGCGGTGGCGCTGCTGCACGAGGCGCACCCGGAGATGGAGGTGGAGGGCGAAATGCAAGCGGACGCCGCCGTGGAGCCGCACCTGCTGCAGGAGCTGTTCCCCTTCGCCGGCCTGTCGGCGGGGGCCAACGTGCTGCTGTTCCCCGACCTCGACGCCGGCAACGCCGCCTACAAGCTGCTCATGCATCTGGGCCGCGCCCAGGCGGTGGGGCCCATCCTGGTGGGCATGGAGAAACCGGTGCAGATCGTGGAGTGGGGCGCCTCGGCCACCGACGTGGTGAACATGAGCGCCTTCGCGGTGCAGGAGGTGCAGCAGGCGGAGAAAAACGGCTAA
- a CDS encoding thermonuclease family protein, with product MLVLLPAPGAPGSEVYRWEDEDGTVHYGDRPPPQAERIAGTKPDPAEAGELREVERVLDGDTLELANGTRVRLIGLNAPEVAHGGDPAQRGGPEARRFLRDLLAGRRVRLERGAEETDRYDRTLAHVFTADGTSVNALLLRRGHAHVAVHPPNLSRVADYFAAERQARRDRRGIWALSRYEVQGADSGRDLRNSFRRIRGRVKTVDTARKYVYLRFAEDFVAILRKDRAEAFADAGKALEALQARTVVVRGWIRLHEGTPAVRIHHPAQIEAVR from the coding sequence TTGCTTGTCCTGCTCCCGGCGCCAGGGGCCCCGGGCAGCGAGGTCTATCGCTGGGAGGATGAGGACGGGACCGTCCACTACGGCGACCGTCCGCCCCCGCAGGCGGAGCGGATCGCCGGAACGAAGCCGGATCCGGCCGAGGCCGGGGAGCTTCGGGAGGTAGAGCGGGTGCTGGACGGAGACACCCTCGAACTCGCCAACGGCACCCGGGTTCGCCTCATCGGCCTCAACGCCCCGGAGGTGGCCCACGGGGGCGATCCGGCGCAGCGCGGGGGACCGGAGGCCCGGCGCTTCCTGCGCGACCTCCTGGCGGGCCGCAGGGTGCGGCTGGAGCGGGGGGCGGAGGAGACGGACCGTTACGATCGGACCCTCGCCCACGTCTTCACCGCCGACGGCACCAGCGTCAACGCCCTGCTTCTGCGCCGCGGGCACGCCCACGTGGCCGTCCACCCGCCCAACCTCTCCCGGGTGGCGGATTACTTCGCCGCCGAGCGGCAGGCCCGCCGGGACCGGCGCGGCATCTGGGCCCTGTCCCGCTACGAGGTCCAGGGGGCCGATAGCGGCCGGGACCTGCGCAACTCCTTTCGCCGCATCCGCGGACGTGTGAAAACGGTAGATACGGCTCGCAAATACGTCTACCTGCGCTTCGCGGAGGACTTCGTCGCCATCCTGCGCAAGGACCGGGCCGAGGCCTTCGCCGACGCCGGCAAGGCCCTCGAGGCGCTGCAGGCACGAACCGTGGTGGTGCGCGGCTGGATCCGGCTGCACGAGGGCACGCCCGCCGTCCGCATCCACCACCCCGCACAGATCGAGGCGGTGCGATGA
- the rpmE gene encoding 50S ribosomal protein L31 codes for MKEGIHPEYQPATVSCACGHSFETRTTVGDIHVDVCSACHPFFTGQQKIVDTAGRVEKFRRKYGQQAGDQ; via the coding sequence ATGAAGGAAGGGATCCATCCCGAATACCAACCCGCCACGGTGAGCTGCGCCTGCGGCCACAGCTTCGAGACCCGGACCACGGTGGGCGACATCCACGTGGACGTGTGCTCGGCCTGCCACCCCTTCTTCACCGGGCAGCAGAAGATCGTGGACACCGCCGGCCGGGTGGAGAAGTTCCGCCGCAAGTACGGCCAGCAGGCCGGCGACCAGTAG
- the rho gene encoding transcription termination factor Rho, which produces MNLNELKAQTAYDLNELAQEMGIEGVGRLRKQDLIFNILKARAKQGESIYGEGVLEILSDGFGFLRAADASYQAGPDDIYVSPSQIRRFNLRVGDTVAGQIRPPKDSERYFALLKVEQINYESPESTKHKVLLDNLTPLFPEERLRMEVENGDPKDLTGRVIDLVSPVGKGQRGLLVSPPKAGKTMMLQSIAHSITANNPECYLIVLLIDERPEEVTEMQRSVRGEVISSTFDEPAQRHTQVAEIVIEKAKRLVEHKNDVVILLDSITRLARAYNTTVPSSGKVLTGGVDANALHKPKRFFGAARNIEEGGSLTIMATALVDTGSRMDEVIFEEFKGTGNLELHLDRKMAEKRLYPAININKSGTRREELLMTQEELQKTQILRRLLHPMDSNEAMEFLQEKLKATKDNEDFFASMNR; this is translated from the coding sequence ATGAACCTCAACGAACTCAAGGCACAAACTGCCTACGACCTCAATGAGCTGGCCCAGGAGATGGGAATTGAAGGCGTGGGCCGCCTGCGCAAGCAGGACCTGATCTTCAACATCCTCAAGGCCCGGGCCAAGCAGGGTGAGAGCATCTACGGCGAGGGGGTGCTGGAGATCCTCTCCGACGGCTTCGGCTTTCTGCGCGCCGCGGATGCCTCCTACCAGGCCGGCCCCGACGACATCTACGTGTCGCCGAGCCAGATCCGGCGCTTCAACCTGCGGGTGGGCGATACGGTGGCCGGCCAGATCCGGCCGCCCAAGGATAGCGAGCGCTACTTCGCCCTGCTCAAGGTCGAGCAGATCAACTACGAGTCGCCGGAGAGCACCAAGCACAAGGTCCTGCTCGACAACCTGACGCCGCTGTTCCCCGAGGAGCGGCTGCGCATGGAGGTGGAAAACGGCGACCCGAAGGACCTCACCGGCCGGGTCATCGACCTGGTATCGCCGGTGGGCAAGGGGCAGCGCGGCCTGCTGGTGTCCCCGCCCAAGGCCGGCAAGACCATGATGCTGCAGTCCATCGCCCACTCCATCACCGCCAACAACCCCGAGTGCTACCTCATCGTGCTGCTCATCGACGAGCGGCCCGAGGAGGTGACGGAGATGCAGCGCTCGGTACGCGGCGAGGTGATCTCCTCCACCTTCGACGAGCCCGCCCAGCGCCACACCCAGGTGGCGGAAATCGTCATCGAGAAGGCCAAGCGGCTGGTGGAGCACAAGAACGACGTGGTGATCCTGCTCGACTCCATCACCCGCCTGGCGCGCGCCTACAACACCACGGTGCCGAGCTCCGGCAAGGTGCTCACCGGCGGCGTGGACGCCAACGCCCTGCACAAGCCCAAGCGCTTCTTCGGCGCCGCCCGCAACATCGAGGAGGGCGGCAGCCTGACCATCATGGCCACGGCGCTGGTGGATACGGGCTCGCGCATGGACGAGGTGATCTTCGAGGAGTTCAAGGGCACCGGCAACCTGGAGCTGCACCTGGACCGCAAGATGGCGGAGAAGCGCCTCTACCCCGCCATCAACATCAACAAGTCCGGCACCCGCCGCGAGGAGCTCCTCATGACCCAGGAGGAGCTGCAGAAGACCCAGATCCTGCGCCGGCTGCTGCACCCCATGGATTCCAACGAGGCCATGGAATTCCTGCAGGAGAAGCTCAAGGCCACCAAGGACAACGAGGACTTCTTCGCCAGCATGAACCGCTAG
- the trxA gene encoding thioredoxin TrxA, with protein MSSTLDVTDSTFEEEVLNADKPVLVDYWAEWCGPCKMTAPILDEVSDEYADKLKVAKLNIDENPNTPPKYGVRGIPTLMLFKDGNVEATKVGALSKAQLQAFVEENL; from the coding sequence ATGAGCTCGACTCTGGATGTCACCGATAGCACCTTCGAAGAGGAAGTGCTGAACGCGGACAAACCGGTGCTGGTGGACTACTGGGCCGAATGGTGCGGTCCGTGCAAGATGACCGCCCCGATCCTCGACGAGGTGTCGGACGAGTACGCCGACAAGCTCAAGGTGGCCAAGCTGAACATCGACGAGAACCCCAACACGCCCCCCAAGTACGGCGTGCGCGGCATCCCCACCTTGATGCTGTTCAAGGACGGCAACGTCGAGGCCACCAAGGTGGGCGCCCTGTCCAAGGCCCAGCTGCAGGCCTTCGTCGAGGAAAACCTGTAA
- a CDS encoding DUF72 domain-containing protein, translated as MDRRAGGIHIGTRGWVFPDDASGFYPEDLPEDWALEYYTTQFHALELPPVQALPDPETVAAWEEGTLEDAALSLPLGGDWARRLAAGGDLLPLARALEPLGEKLAALVWPQKPPTQAPAFWPNALHVDAPREVITDPHPATDGDPPGSVYRRLEGPGRYAPETLGRLADHLAARGRQGRPNFVFFTAVEGGKAILDAMTLQELVDAKRRV; from the coding sequence ATGGACCGGAGAGCCGGCGGCATCCACATCGGCACCCGCGGCTGGGTCTTCCCCGACGACGCCAGCGGGTTCTACCCGGAGGACCTCCCGGAGGATTGGGCGCTGGAGTACTACACCACCCAGTTCCACGCCCTGGAGCTCCCGCCGGTGCAGGCCCTCCCGGACCCGGAGACGGTCGCCGCGTGGGAGGAGGGCACCCTGGAGGACGCCGCCCTCAGCCTGCCCCTGGGGGGCGACTGGGCCCGGCGTCTGGCGGCGGGGGGCGACCTGCTGCCCCTTGCCCGGGCCCTGGAGCCCCTGGGGGAAAAGCTGGCGGCCCTGGTCTGGCCCCAGAAACCCCCCACCCAGGCGCCCGCCTTCTGGCCCAACGCCCTCCACGTGGACGCCCCCCGGGAGGTGATCACCGACCCCCATCCGGCGACCGACGGCGACCCTCCGGGCTCCGTGTATCGCCGCCTGGAGGGACCCGGGCGCTACGCCCCGGAGACCCTGGGCCGCCTGGCGGACCACCTGGCGGCCCGGGGGCGCCAGGGGCGTCCGAACTTCGTCTTTTTCACCGCGGTCGAAGGGGGCAAAGCGATCCTCGACGCCATGACCCTCCAGGAGCTGGTGGACGCCAAACGGCGTGTCTGA
- a CDS encoding DsrE family protein, with product MKAWFKPRNAASSGGTDTGRRGVLRGLAGTVGGGLLALGGARTAQAQDELAFPGENPDAKVLYQLNRNDPEYQGHIMHSASVVLQNYDNNAAIVVECFGPGIHLLLEEPRSPVDPEVRERIQSLAAYDVKFHACGETLKALGLGKEALIDEATYVASGVVDMVELQKNEGYTYVAW from the coding sequence ATGAAAGCATGGTTCAAGCCGCGGAACGCCGCCTCCTCCGGCGGTACGGACACGGGCCGCCGGGGGGTGCTGCGCGGTCTGGCGGGGACCGTGGGCGGCGGTCTGTTGGCCCTGGGCGGAGCGCGGACGGCGCAGGCCCAGGACGAGCTGGCCTTCCCGGGGGAGAATCCCGACGCCAAGGTGCTGTATCAGCTCAACCGCAACGACCCCGAGTACCAGGGGCATATCATGCACAGCGCCTCCGTGGTCCTGCAGAACTACGACAACAACGCCGCCATCGTGGTGGAGTGCTTCGGACCGGGGATCCATCTCCTGCTCGAGGAGCCGCGTTCCCCGGTGGATCCGGAGGTGCGCGAGCGGATCCAGAGCTTGGCCGCCTACGACGTGAAATTCCACGCTTGCGGCGAGACCCTGAAGGCCCTCGGTCTCGGCAAGGAGGCCCTCATCGACGAGGCCACCTACGTAGCCAGCGGGGTGGTGGACATGGTCGAGCTGCAGAAAAACGAGGGCTACACCTACGTGGCCTGGTAA
- a CDS encoding glutathione S-transferase N-terminal domain-containing protein, whose protein sequence is MATLYHYPFCPPAQRVRLALGLKEIPAEQVALAYTDLETPIELAGKKQVPIFVTDAGEVLLESEAILGRLDRDAPEPPLFEGAIDPDDYASLKRWMEGFEPLVDRLRGPVQLGYAGLGDDEEAAAYFRRQVESRHGAQLEELVNARYADYRQFEAEAELKRFANLLAKSRFFSGRLSAADLLIVSEWGFLRWVDGVSPPLDLLYYFERVEEACGVKLASGEDALF, encoded by the coding sequence ATGGCGACTCTCTACCATTACCCCTTCTGCCCTCCCGCCCAGCGGGTCCGCCTGGCGCTGGGCCTCAAGGAGATCCCGGCCGAGCAGGTGGCGCTGGCCTATACGGACCTGGAGACCCCCATCGAGCTTGCGGGCAAGAAGCAGGTGCCCATCTTCGTGACCGACGCGGGGGAGGTCTTGCTGGAGTCGGAGGCCATCCTGGGCCGGCTGGACCGGGACGCCCCGGAGCCGCCCCTGTTTGAGGGGGCCATCGATCCGGACGACTACGCCTCCCTGAAACGCTGGATGGAGGGTTTCGAGCCCCTGGTGGACCGGCTGCGCGGGCCGGTCCAGCTGGGCTACGCCGGGCTGGGCGACGACGAGGAGGCCGCCGCGTACTTCCGCCGCCAGGTGGAGAGCCGGCACGGCGCCCAGCTGGAGGAGCTGGTCAACGCCCGCTATGCGGACTACCGCCAATTCGAGGCGGAGGCCGAGCTGAAGCGCTTCGCCAACCTGCTGGCCAAGAGCCGCTTCTTCAGCGGCCGGCTGTCGGCGGCGGACCTCCTGATCGTCAGCGAATGGGGGTTCCTGCGCTGGGTGGACGGCGTGTCGCCGCCCCTGGACCTGCTCTATTACTTCGAGCGGGTGGAGGAGGCCTGCGGCGTGAAGCTGGCGAGCGGGGAGGACGCCCTCTTCTGA
- a CDS encoding PilT/PilU family type 4a pilus ATPase — protein MDLKALLKFMVDKEGSDLYLSTGTPPSMKVDGKLARIGKTAVRPADTENIAHTILSERQQAEFERDLELNLALSYEGLGRFRVNIFRQRGTVGLVIRRIYDQIPSFEELNLPDQVREIIEAQRGMVLVVGATGSGKSTSLAAMIDHRNRTHADHIITVEDPIEYVHSHKKSLVNQRELSMDTHSWESALENTLRQAPDVILIGEIRNAEVMEHVIAFADTGHLAISTLHANNANQAMERIVNFFNEDRHNQTLMDLSLNLKAVVSQRLVPRADGRGRVAAVEILLNTGTVADLIAQGKFGEIKQVMESSRDLGMQTFDQALLDLYNRGEITAEEAQSHADSVNDVRLAVKMAKIENGESVAEESEYQIDDGSAGGDRGGRRL, from the coding sequence ATGGATCTGAAGGCGTTACTCAAGTTCATGGTGGACAAGGAGGGCTCGGACCTCTACCTCAGCACCGGGACCCCGCCGTCCATGAAGGTGGACGGCAAGCTGGCGCGGATCGGCAAGACCGCGGTCCGCCCGGCGGACACGGAGAATATCGCCCACACCATCCTCAGCGAGCGGCAGCAGGCCGAGTTCGAGCGCGACCTGGAGCTGAACCTGGCCCTGTCCTACGAGGGGCTGGGGCGCTTCCGCGTCAACATCTTCCGCCAGCGGGGCACCGTCGGCCTGGTGATCCGGCGCATCTACGACCAGATCCCCTCCTTCGAGGAGCTCAACCTGCCGGACCAGGTGCGGGAGATCATCGAGGCCCAGCGCGGCATGGTGCTGGTGGTGGGGGCCACGGGGTCCGGCAAGTCCACCTCGCTGGCGGCCATGATCGACCACCGCAACCGCACCCACGCCGACCACATCATCACGGTGGAAGACCCCATCGAGTACGTGCACAGCCACAAGAAGTCGCTGGTGAACCAGCGCGAGCTGAGCATGGACACCCACTCCTGGGAGTCGGCGCTGGAGAACACCCTGCGTCAGGCCCCGGACGTGATCCTGATCGGCGAGATCCGCAACGCCGAGGTGATGGAGCACGTGATCGCCTTCGCCGACACCGGCCACCTGGCCATCTCCACCCTGCACGCCAACAACGCCAACCAGGCCATGGAGCGGATCGTCAACTTCTTCAACGAGGACCGCCACAACCAGACCCTCATGGACCTGTCCCTCAACCTGAAGGCGGTCGTCTCCCAGCGCCTGGTCCCGCGCGCCGACGGCCGCGGCCGGGTGGCGGCGGTGGAGATCCTGCTGAACACGGGGACCGTGGCCGACCTCATCGCCCAGGGCAAATTCGGCGAGATCAAACAGGTGATGGAGAGCTCCCGGGACCTGGGCATGCAGACCTTTGACCAGGCCCTGCTGGATCTGTACAACCGCGGCGAGATCACCGCCGAGGAGGCCCAGAGCCACGCCGATTCCGTCAACGACGTGCGCCTGGCGGTCAAGATGGCCAAGATCGAGAATGGCGAATCGGTGGCGGAGGAGTCGGAATACCAGATCGACGACGGCTCGGCGGGAGGGGATCGAGGCGGCCGGCGGTTGTAG